A region of Polyangiaceae bacterium DNA encodes the following proteins:
- the selD gene encoding selenide, water dikinase SelD, which produces MTVRLTQVAKRAGCAAKQPPGYLFPLLRNLPPLADPNVIIGANTADDAAVYRLSDDTALVLTTDFFTPVVDDPYEFGAVAAANALSDVYAMGGKPITALNLVGFPDDSLDAEILAEILRGGAEKAREAGIDLVGGHTIKTDEPIYGLAVTGIVHPQRVVSNAGGKPGDLLVLTKPLGIGILTTAAKQNKDTRGAIRTAVELMSTLNRAACDAMLAVGVHAATDVTGFGLLGHLRNVVSASGCGATVWMDQVPVVEAAWAYVREGIAPGGTHANHRFLNDHVTYEDGFDKPSQLVLCDAQTSGGLLIAVAPDRADALVDKLRELGTPAHAVIGKLDEGPVGRMRVMSRRA; this is translated from the coding sequence ATGACCGTCAGGCTCACGCAAGTCGCCAAGCGCGCTGGATGCGCGGCGAAACAACCTCCGGGCTATTTGTTCCCACTCTTGCGGAACTTGCCTCCGCTTGCAGATCCGAACGTGATCATCGGGGCGAACACGGCTGACGATGCTGCTGTCTACCGTTTGTCCGACGATACGGCGCTCGTCTTGACCACCGACTTTTTCACGCCCGTCGTCGACGATCCGTACGAATTCGGTGCCGTCGCCGCAGCCAACGCCTTGAGCGACGTCTACGCGATGGGCGGCAAACCCATCACGGCGTTGAACCTGGTTGGCTTCCCCGACGATTCGCTCGATGCGGAGATCCTTGCCGAGATCCTCCGTGGTGGTGCCGAGAAAGCGCGTGAAGCAGGCATCGATCTCGTTGGTGGTCATACGATCAAGACGGACGAACCCATCTATGGCCTTGCCGTGACGGGCATCGTCCATCCGCAGCGTGTGGTGTCGAATGCAGGCGGCAAACCGGGGGATCTCTTGGTGCTGACGAAGCCTCTTGGGATCGGAATTCTCACGACCGCTGCCAAGCAAAACAAGGACACGAGGGGCGCGATCCGCACGGCGGTCGAGCTCATGTCGACGCTGAATCGCGCCGCGTGCGATGCGATGCTTGCGGTGGGCGTGCATGCAGCCACCGACGTGACGGGATTTGGGCTGCTTGGACATTTGCGCAACGTGGTGAGTGCAAGTGGCTGCGGAGCCACGGTGTGGATGGACCAAGTGCCCGTCGTGGAAGCTGCGTGGGCGTACGTGCGTGAAGGGATTGCTCCAGGCGGCACGCATGCGAACCATCGCTTCTTGAATGATCACGTCACGTACGAAGATGGCTTCGACAAACCATCGCAACTCGTCCTGTGCGATGCGCAGACGTCGGGTGGGTTGCTCATCGCGGTCGCGCCCGATCGTGCGGATGCGCTCGTGGACAAGCTTCGCGAGCTTGGCACGCCGGCGCATGCGGTGATTGGAAAGCTCGACGAAGGGCCCGTGGGGCGGATGCGCGTGATGAGTCGTCGCGCGTGA
- the rplM gene encoding 50S ribosomal protein L13, translating into MNPVPKSFSAKPAQAQADQKWWVIDAEGKPLGRIASKIATILRGKNKPTFTPHVDTGDFVIVVNAKKVLLTGRKLEQKQYVRHSGEPGGFRSESYADLLERKPELPIQKAVKGMLPKNILGRELLTKLKVYPGPDHPHAAQKPQPLA; encoded by the coding sequence ATGAATCCTGTTCCCAAATCGTTCAGCGCCAAACCTGCCCAGGCGCAAGCAGATCAAAAGTGGTGGGTGATCGATGCCGAAGGAAAGCCCCTCGGCCGTATTGCTTCGAAGATCGCGACGATCCTGCGCGGAAAGAACAAGCCCACGTTCACGCCTCACGTCGACACGGGTGACTTCGTGATCGTCGTGAACGCGAAGAAGGTCTTGCTCACGGGACGTAAGTTGGAGCAGAAACAATACGTCCGACACAGCGGCGAGCCGGGTGGTTTCCGCAGCGAGTCCTACGCTGACCTGCTCGAGCGCAAGCCCGAGCTGCCCATCCAAAAGGCCGTCAAAGGCATGCTCCCCAAGAACATCCTTGGACGGGAACTGCTCACCAAGCTCAAGGTTTACCCTGGTCCTGATCACCCCCACGCGGCTCAAAAGCCGCAACCCCTTGCGTGA
- a CDS encoding response regulator, giving the protein MAIELPTVNILIVDDDRAICDYMQTLLERDGYRVKTLVDPSAVEDEIRGGGYHLIILDLMMPKLDGIEVLKRIRKVDTDIAVVIFTGYPNLESAVASMKLDAVDYIKKPFNVDEFREVLARVMRKKGLARTPEEQLHRVIGDTIRNLRKDKDLTLKQMARRTGLSVSLLSQIERAESSASISSLYKIAVALESRIQDLFGQY; this is encoded by the coding sequence GTGGCAATCGAACTTCCCACAGTGAATATCCTCATCGTCGACGACGATCGAGCCATCTGCGACTACATGCAGACTTTGCTCGAACGCGACGGCTACCGCGTCAAGACGCTGGTGGATCCGTCGGCTGTCGAGGATGAGATCCGCGGCGGTGGCTATCATCTGATCATCTTGGACTTGATGATGCCGAAGCTCGACGGGATCGAGGTGCTGAAGCGCATTCGCAAGGTCGACACGGACATTGCGGTGGTCATTTTCACGGGTTACCCGAACCTCGAGAGCGCCGTCGCCTCGATGAAGCTCGACGCGGTCGATTACATCAAGAAGCCGTTCAACGTCGATGAGTTCCGCGAGGTATTGGCGCGTGTGATGCGCAAGAAGGGTTTGGCGCGTACGCCCGAGGAGCAGCTCCATCGGGTGATTGGCGACACGATCCGGAATTTGCGCAAAGACAAGGACCTCACGCTGAAGCAAATGGCGCGCCGTACGGGCCTCAGCGTTTCGCTCTTGTCGCAGATCGAGCGAGCCGAATCGAGCGCATCGATTTCGTCGCTCTACAAGATCGCCGTGGCGCTCGAGTCCCGTATCCAGGACTTGTTCGGCCAATATTGA
- a CDS encoding alpha/beta hydrolase, giving the protein METRIETRMIDANGLTFEVDECGSGPKFALLLHGFPESKYSWRYQIPLLEKLGYRVWAPNLRGYGKTSKPEGVMAYHIDRLVDDVAALIDAAGAKETLLVGHDWGAVIAWEVAIRRTRPLERLIIMNVPHPACFLREIRTWDQLRRSWYMFAFQLPFLPERALLANDAEAVARAFVGMAVDRSRFPKEVTDEYRRSAQEPGAATAMVNYYRALMRAAPSVVKRDFGIVDVPTLMIWGASDKALSNATTNGTDRYVKDLTLRLLPNVSHWVQQEAPEKVNAMVEAWLSGNEVPRS; this is encoded by the coding sequence ATGGAGACGCGAATCGAAACACGGATGATCGATGCGAATGGATTGACGTTCGAGGTGGACGAATGCGGTTCGGGGCCGAAGTTTGCCTTGCTGCTGCATGGTTTTCCCGAATCAAAATATTCTTGGCGGTATCAAATCCCCCTCCTCGAAAAATTAGGTTATCGTGTTTGGGCGCCGAATTTGCGCGGATACGGAAAAACATCGAAACCCGAGGGCGTCATGGCATACCACATCGATCGATTGGTGGACGACGTGGCAGCGCTCATCGATGCTGCGGGCGCGAAAGAAACGCTCCTCGTTGGACACGATTGGGGCGCAGTCATTGCGTGGGAAGTGGCGATTCGCCGCACGCGGCCGCTCGAACGGTTGATCATCATGAATGTGCCTCATCCGGCGTGCTTTTTGCGTGAAATTCGCACGTGGGACCAATTGCGACGTTCCTGGTACATGTTTGCATTTCAATTGCCATTCTTGCCCGAGCGAGCTCTTTTGGCGAACGATGCCGAAGCCGTGGCTCGAGCATTCGTGGGCATGGCGGTGGACCGGAGTCGATTTCCCAAGGAAGTCACGGATGAATATCGACGTTCGGCCCAGGAGCCAGGCGCCGCAACGGCAATGGTCAATTATTATCGCGCATTGATGCGTGCGGCGCCGTCCGTTGTGAAACGGGATTTTGGCATCGTGGACGTCCCAACGCTGATGATATGGGGCGCGAGCGACAAGGCGCTCAGCAATGCCACGACAAACGGCACCGATCGTTACGTGAAAGACTTGACATTGCGGCTTTTGCCGAACGTATCGCATTGGGTGCAGCAAGAAGCACCGGAAAAGGTCAATGCGATGGTGGAAGCTTGGCTTTCGGGGAACGAAGTTCCCCGGTCGTAG
- a CDS encoding serine/threonine protein kinase, translating to MRCLSTGAMGAIYEVIDVKTHRHRALKLMLPSLVTDEDMRERFKLEATVTAHIESEHIVETFDADVDAETGAPFLVMELLRGQDLADVLTERTRLNPPEVVLILAQAARALDKTHAAGIVHRDLKPENLFITRRDDGSIRVKILDFGIAKVVAASEGTQKKQQTINLGTPPYMSPEQILGDATIDHRADLYAIAHIAYALLVGEPYWLEESRNGDTLYRLLLRMVDGVKEPPTVRAQRYGMTLPPAFDEWFLRATAKNPADRFNRASELVLALSQVLNVPLQHRPPSASHPDLDLESVMLSQSGVHRLVSMPPAAQLPAPTPSVPPAVAVGVPAYGGFVAPTATPTPAPVASIPPQPPVLSTHPPPLEAQVDVLADRAKPNRRGILALLALALVLGFVGVFVATGMFGSDKDANTHLASGDAAPSAAASVPPPVPVAVVDAGAPDASVADATESAPQVVAISASSAPSAATILPPTPSIGKTVQSAKRKTPGPAPTKTTTKQPGYDPLKEL from the coding sequence GTGCGTTGCCTCAGCACGGGCGCGATGGGTGCCATTTATGAGGTCATCGACGTAAAGACCCATCGGCACCGGGCGCTGAAGTTGATGCTGCCGAGCCTCGTCACGGACGAGGACATGCGCGAGCGCTTCAAGCTCGAAGCGACGGTGACCGCGCACATCGAAAGCGAGCACATCGTCGAGACGTTCGACGCGGACGTCGATGCTGAAACGGGTGCGCCGTTTCTCGTGATGGAACTTTTGCGAGGCCAGGACCTCGCGGACGTGCTCACCGAGCGCACGCGGCTGAACCCTCCGGAAGTCGTGCTCATCTTGGCGCAGGCTGCCAGGGCGCTCGACAAGACCCACGCTGCAGGGATCGTTCACCGCGATCTGAAGCCGGAAAACCTTTTCATCACGCGTCGCGACGACGGCTCGATACGCGTCAAGATTCTGGACTTCGGCATCGCCAAAGTGGTCGCGGCGAGTGAAGGAACGCAGAAGAAGCAGCAAACGATCAACCTTGGAACACCGCCGTACATGTCGCCCGAGCAGATCCTCGGAGATGCGACGATCGATCATCGCGCGGACCTCTACGCCATCGCGCACATCGCCTACGCGCTGCTCGTAGGTGAACCTTATTGGCTCGAGGAGAGCCGCAACGGAGACACGCTCTACCGGCTGCTTTTGCGCATGGTCGACGGCGTGAAAGAGCCGCCGACGGTGCGCGCGCAGCGGTACGGAATGACGCTTCCGCCCGCGTTCGATGAATGGTTTCTCCGAGCGACCGCGAAAAACCCGGCCGATCGTTTCAACCGCGCGTCGGAGCTCGTGCTCGCGCTTTCGCAAGTGCTCAACGTACCGCTCCAACATCGACCCCCATCGGCATCGCATCCCGATTTGGATCTCGAGTCGGTCATGCTCTCGCAGTCGGGCGTTCATCGTCTCGTGTCCATGCCGCCTGCAGCGCAACTGCCAGCACCGACGCCTTCGGTGCCGCCTGCCGTGGCCGTGGGCGTGCCGGCGTACGGAGGGTTTGTCGCGCCAACTGCGACGCCCACGCCTGCGCCGGTGGCTTCCATTCCGCCACAGCCGCCGGTGCTATCGACCCATCCCCCGCCGCTCGAAGCACAGGTCGATGTGCTCGCAGATCGTGCGAAACCGAATCGTCGAGGAATCCTGGCGCTTTTGGCACTCGCCCTCGTGCTTGGCTTCGTGGGTGTCTTCGTCGCGACGGGTATGTTTGGATCGGACAAAGACGCAAACACGCATCTCGCAAGTGGTGATGCGGCCCCTTCGGCAGCGGCGAGCGTGCCGCCGCCCGTTCCCGTTGCAGTCGTCGATGCAGGTGCACCCGACGCATCCGTAGCCGATGCGACGGAAAGTGCGCCGCAAGTCGTGGCGATTTCGGCAAGCTCGGCGCCAAGTGCCGCAACGATCTTGCCGCCGACGCCTTCGATCGGCAAAACAGTGCAATCGGCCAAGAGGAAGACCCCAGGGCCGGCACCGACGAAGACGACCACGAAGCAACCCGGCTATGACCCACTCAAGGAGCTTTGA
- the guaB gene encoding IMP dehydrogenase, protein MLEDKLRECLTFDDVLLVPAYSEVLPNQVDVKGRLSRRIALNIPLVSAAMDSVTEGRTAIAMARAGGLGIIHKNLPIAEQAREVERVKRAESGMIMSPVTVKPDQSLREALAVMNEHDISGVPVVEGDKPVGILTARDIRFEKNLDQPVRALMTSELVTVTPGVSNDRAKELLHKHRIEKLLVVDGGRLVGLITIKDLLQADRNPDALKDESGRLRVGAALGPSADADARAEALIAAGVDVLVVDTAHGHSRGVLDVVSRLKRRFSQIDIIGGNVATADAVEALVDAGADGVKVGIGPGSICTTRVVAGVGVPQVTAIADCARVGDRHGVPIIADGGIKFSGDVTKALAAGAWCVMVGSLFAGTDEAPGDLVLYQGRSYKVYRGMGSLGAMKRGSKDRYGQGGAADEKLVPEGIEGRVPHRGSLGSILHQLVGGLRSGMGYTGCATVAELRQKAQFVRITSQGLRESHVHDVIITEEAPNYRT, encoded by the coding sequence ATGCTCGAAGACAAACTCCGCGAATGCCTGACCTTCGACGATGTGCTGCTCGTTCCAGCCTACAGCGAGGTGCTGCCGAATCAGGTCGACGTCAAAGGAAGGCTCAGCCGCCGCATCGCGCTCAACATCCCGCTCGTCAGTGCGGCGATGGATTCGGTGACCGAAGGGCGCACGGCCATCGCGATGGCTCGCGCAGGAGGCCTCGGGATCATCCACAAGAATCTGCCGATCGCCGAGCAAGCTCGCGAAGTGGAGCGAGTGAAGCGTGCCGAAAGCGGCATGATCATGTCGCCCGTGACCGTGAAGCCCGATCAATCGCTTCGCGAAGCGCTCGCGGTCATGAACGAGCACGACATCAGCGGCGTGCCGGTGGTCGAGGGGGACAAACCCGTCGGCATCCTGACGGCTCGAGACATCCGCTTCGAGAAGAACCTCGATCAACCCGTTCGAGCGCTCATGACGAGCGAGCTCGTCACCGTCACGCCGGGCGTGTCGAACGATCGAGCCAAGGAGCTCCTTCACAAACATCGCATCGAAAAACTTCTCGTCGTCGATGGTGGCCGGCTCGTCGGTCTCATCACCATCAAGGACCTTCTGCAGGCTGATCGCAATCCGGACGCGCTCAAGGACGAGAGCGGAAGGCTGCGCGTCGGTGCGGCGCTTGGTCCGAGTGCCGATGCGGATGCGCGCGCCGAAGCGCTCATTGCAGCAGGCGTCGACGTACTCGTCGTCGACACGGCGCATGGTCATTCGCGTGGTGTTCTCGACGTCGTTTCACGCTTGAAGCGAAGGTTTTCGCAGATCGACATCATCGGTGGAAACGTTGCAACGGCAGATGCCGTCGAAGCGCTCGTCGATGCTGGTGCCGATGGTGTGAAGGTCGGCATTGGTCCCGGCAGCATTTGCACGACGCGTGTCGTGGCTGGTGTCGGAGTCCCTCAGGTCACGGCCATCGCGGATTGCGCTCGCGTGGGTGATCGTCATGGCGTTCCGATCATTGCCGACGGTGGCATCAAGTTTTCGGGGGACGTCACCAAGGCGCTCGCTGCGGGAGCATGGTGCGTCATGGTGGGGTCGCTTTTCGCGGGTACGGACGAAGCACCGGGCGATCTCGTGCTGTACCAAGGTCGCTCGTACAAGGTGTACCGCGGCATGGGTTCGCTTGGCGCGATGAAGCGCGGCTCGAAGGATCGTTACGGTCAAGGAGGCGCTGCGGACGAGAAGCTCGTGCCCGAGGGGATCGAGGGTCGCGTGCCTCATCGCGGCTCGCTGGGTTCGATCCTGCATCAGCTCGTGGGAGGATTGCGATCGGGGATGGGGTACACGGGATGCGCGACGGTGGCCGAGTTGCGACAGAAAGCGCAGTTCGTCCGCATCACGTCACAAGGTTTGCGCGAGAGTCACGTGCACGACGTGATCATCACCGAAGAAGCGCCGAACTACCGCACGTAG
- a CDS encoding AarF/ABC1/UbiB kinase family protein translates to MADDKPKDKPPTSRLGRIARLAGLGTRSIPLALEGAKRAISRPRTEEDEAAQKAKMAAEVKKTAEAMLKTLGEMKGLPLKLGQMASYIDGLAPPGHEEKFQAVLKQLQDKAPPLSAESAAHMIKGELGGAPEDVFVEWEREPFAAASIGQVHRAVTKAGAKVAVKVQYPGIDKAIENDLKSISMLETMIAPLSRKVNAKQTLDEIRKVFLDELDYGREAEMADLFRRINAEDPDVMIPEVHHSLTTRRVLTTDFCEGASYADFCKNGSQEARNRAGETIWRFTFRSMLRYGMLYADPHPGNYRFMPDGRVHFLDFGCVKRLPPELVGDMKRYMRAALDGDWHEFDRACVEVLGYDPNDESWDLYRSYTMELMMPLYTKEIWVCSRERARETVQFLARGIKTLSFKDGEAIPNIPHVPKMPQDFTFVNRLQWGLASVMAGLGTEASFRRITEGWIRDGVYPIPD, encoded by the coding sequence ATGGCCGACGACAAGCCCAAGGATAAACCGCCTACCTCGCGCCTTGGCAGGATCGCGCGTCTCGCCGGACTCGGAACGCGCTCGATCCCGCTTGCTCTCGAAGGCGCCAAACGCGCCATCTCGCGTCCTCGCACGGAAGAAGACGAAGCTGCGCAAAAGGCGAAGATGGCGGCCGAGGTCAAAAAGACCGCGGAAGCCATGCTCAAGACGCTTGGCGAGATGAAGGGTTTGCCGCTGAAGCTCGGGCAAATGGCCAGCTACATCGACGGGCTCGCGCCACCTGGGCACGAAGAGAAGTTTCAGGCAGTGCTGAAACAGCTCCAGGACAAGGCCCCGCCGCTGTCCGCGGAATCAGCGGCGCACATGATCAAGGGCGAGCTTGGCGGCGCGCCCGAAGACGTGTTCGTCGAATGGGAACGCGAACCGTTTGCTGCTGCAAGCATCGGACAGGTGCATCGAGCGGTCACGAAAGCCGGCGCGAAGGTCGCGGTGAAGGTCCAATACCCGGGGATCGACAAGGCGATCGAAAACGATCTGAAGAGCATCTCGATGCTCGAGACGATGATCGCTCCTTTGTCGCGCAAAGTGAACGCCAAGCAGACGCTGGACGAGATCCGTAAGGTTTTTCTGGACGAGCTCGACTACGGCCGCGAAGCCGAAATGGCGGATCTTTTTCGCCGTATCAACGCGGAAGATCCGGACGTGATGATCCCCGAAGTGCATCACTCGCTCACGACCAGGCGCGTGCTGACGACGGACTTTTGCGAAGGCGCGAGTTACGCGGACTTCTGCAAGAACGGCAGCCAAGAGGCGCGCAACCGTGCGGGTGAAACCATCTGGCGATTCACGTTCCGATCGATGCTTCGCTACGGAATGCTCTACGCGGATCCTCATCCGGGCAACTACCGCTTCATGCCCGACGGGCGCGTGCACTTCCTGGATTTCGGTTGCGTGAAGAGGCTACCGCCCGAGCTCGTGGGAGACATGAAGCGCTACATGCGCGCGGCGCTCGACGGAGACTGGCACGAGTTCGACCGAGCGTGCGTCGAAGTGCTCGGCTACGACCCCAACGACGAGAGCTGGGATCTTTACCGCAGCTACACGATGGAGCTGATGATGCCGCTCTATACGAAGGAGATCTGGGTGTGCTCGCGAGAAAGAGCGCGAGAGACCGTCCAGTTCCTCGCGCGGGGCATCAAGACGTTGTCGTTCAAGGACGGCGAAGCGATCCCGAACATCCCGCACGTGCCGAAGATGCCGCAGGACTTCACGTTCGTGAATCGGCTGCAATGGGGCTTGGCTTCCGTCATGGCGGGGCTCGGTACGGAAGCGAGTTTCAGGCGCATCACCGAAGGGTGGATTCGCGACGGCGTCTACCCTATTCCGGACTGA
- a CDS encoding porin family protein encodes MQKVARIFRWTRVFVAAALLVGSLEGTSAAQSPAPSKEPSSARSPRKTSFDPFFVVGGAVRIDDAPLFNITRRMGGNFGIGFAYQIEPISIGLSYEYTGLGREDSGVGPFGFVHIDRSLDTVMASLKVRFSGPTWVTPYFGVGIGATWQDAKMSGVVLLNRGASGSATFGCTASDSVNLALRAGGGAEFPLGSNVSFITDASFDAYRLSSDIIQFCAPGAGSTATFLFRVGLTYRFDMSESRKATPTKPARP; translated from the coding sequence ATGCAGAAAGTCGCGAGAATTTTTCGTTGGACCAGGGTCTTCGTTGCCGCTGCGCTCCTCGTAGGTTCGCTCGAAGGAACATCCGCAGCGCAAAGCCCCGCTCCGTCGAAGGAACCCTCGAGCGCTCGTTCACCGCGCAAAACGAGCTTCGATCCGTTCTTCGTCGTGGGCGGCGCCGTGCGCATCGACGACGCGCCCCTCTTCAACATCACGCGGCGCATGGGTGGAAACTTCGGCATCGGTTTCGCCTATCAAATCGAGCCTATTTCGATCGGTTTGTCCTACGAGTACACCGGACTCGGCCGTGAAGACAGCGGCGTCGGACCCTTCGGATTCGTTCACATCGATCGCTCGCTCGACACCGTCATGGCCTCGCTGAAGGTGCGTTTTTCCGGACCAACTTGGGTAACCCCGTACTTCGGCGTCGGCATCGGCGCTACGTGGCAAGATGCAAAAATGAGCGGCGTCGTGCTTCTCAATAGAGGAGCCAGCGGTTCGGCCACGTTCGGATGCACCGCGAGCGACAGCGTGAACCTCGCCCTGCGTGCAGGCGGCGGAGCGGAATTTCCTCTCGGATCGAACGTCTCGTTCATCACGGATGCATCGTTCGACGCGTACCGATTGTCGAGCGACATCATCCAGTTCTGCGCCCCAGGTGCAGGCTCGACCGCGACATTCCTCTTCCGCGTGGGACTCACCTACCGCTTCGACATGTCCGAGAGTCGCAAAGCAACTCCGACGAAACCCGCTCGGCCGTAA
- a CDS encoding thioredoxin family protein translates to MPRTLLHFAMVALVAFLTGCGSRIPSDARKTVVSLDKIDCSDCGDEIVADMRARPGVYEARFDRKRAEVIITASPTIDVFTEVRKLAAEDGFEAILGAGKGRYLERIPFPEGSDVVTIVKDGTDIPDIAPHLAKGKVTVVDFSASWCGPCRKVDEHMVEVFADRKDLAYRRLEIGDWDSPLAKHYLANVPQLPYVIVYDKNGQPIDRITGLDLARLDKAIATAAKTP, encoded by the coding sequence ATGCCCCGTACGTTGCTGCACTTCGCGATGGTCGCGCTCGTCGCGTTTCTGACCGGTTGCGGTTCGCGCATTCCGTCGGATGCCCGCAAAACCGTCGTGTCACTCGACAAAATCGACTGCAGCGACTGCGGTGATGAAATCGTCGCCGACATGCGCGCTCGTCCAGGCGTCTACGAAGCTCGATTCGACCGCAAACGAGCGGAGGTCATCATTACGGCTTCTCCAACAATCGACGTCTTCACGGAAGTCCGCAAGCTCGCCGCCGAAGACGGATTCGAGGCGATTTTGGGCGCGGGCAAAGGTCGCTATCTGGAACGAATTCCATTTCCCGAAGGATCGGACGTGGTGACGATCGTCAAGGATGGAACTGACATTCCCGATATCGCACCTCACTTGGCAAAAGGAAAAGTGACGGTCGTCGACTTTTCGGCTTCGTGGTGCGGGCCATGCCGCAAAGTAGACGAGCACATGGTCGAGGTTTTTGCCGATCGCAAGGATCTTGCTTATCGACGTTTGGAAATTGGGGATTGGGACTCGCCGCTCGCGAAGCATTACTTGGCGAACGTTCCGCAGCTCCCGTACGTCATCGTATACGATAAAAATGGTCAGCCAATCGATCGCATCACGGGGCTCGATTTGGCGCGACTCGATAAGGCAATTGCCACGGCTGCCAAAACACCATGA
- a CDS encoding anthranilate synthase component I family protein has product MSQILTRTFAADHVTPVRAYAALRAQSPGRSSFLLESALPGERWGRYSIIGYRARSEHAYPPGSHALSMLADDVATLENAEELAARLSQSLVGYIAYDAAHAANSIKPWPTEGLRARLMCDSTVAVFDHLTQTVTIAGRSKGAVERCAWEMTHGPELDALPAPDASALPESVETNLNDDAYGMKVQRAKGYIADGDCLQIVLARTFTVPMKDADAFDVYRALRVLSPSPYLCFFDFAETPFAEGFQIASASPETLVRVSGRKVTIRPIAGTRKRGATEAEDEALAQELLADPKERAEHVMLVDLARNDIGRVAKPGSVRVVKDMVVEKFSHVMHIVSEVEGELAETNSPIDALGAAFPAGTLSGAPKVRAMQIIRQLEAGSRGVYGGGLGYIAPDGTVDLAIAIRTVVARQGEFEVTAGAGVVIGSEPEREAEETRNKARAALAAIRSAHDAVERRAAREEAKRKKAEEEERKKAEAAGNAGNAEGVKAEPTE; this is encoded by the coding sequence GTGAGCCAAATCCTTACTCGAACATTCGCCGCCGATCACGTCACTCCCGTCCGAGCATACGCAGCGCTTCGCGCACAGTCGCCTGGACGCTCGTCTTTCCTGCTGGAATCCGCTCTGCCGGGAGAACGCTGGGGAAGGTACTCGATCATCGGTTATCGCGCGCGTAGCGAGCATGCGTATCCGCCAGGCTCACATGCGTTGTCGATGCTCGCCGATGATGTCGCGACGCTCGAGAACGCCGAAGAGCTTGCGGCACGGTTGTCTCAGTCGCTCGTCGGGTACATCGCGTACGACGCGGCGCACGCAGCGAACTCGATCAAGCCTTGGCCGACGGAAGGCTTACGAGCGCGGCTCATGTGCGACTCGACGGTGGCGGTTTTCGATCACTTGACGCAAACGGTGACGATCGCGGGTCGATCGAAGGGCGCGGTCGAACGGTGCGCGTGGGAAATGACGCACGGCCCGGAGCTCGATGCGCTGCCCGCGCCCGATGCGAGCGCTTTGCCGGAGTCTGTCGAGACGAACTTGAACGACGACGCGTATGGGATGAAGGTGCAGCGGGCGAAGGGGTACATTGCCGACGGTGATTGTTTGCAAATCGTTTTGGCTCGAACGTTCACGGTGCCGATGAAGGACGCCGATGCGTTCGATGTGTACCGGGCGCTTCGGGTGCTTTCGCCGTCGCCGTACTTGTGTTTTTTCGACTTTGCGGAAACGCCCTTTGCGGAAGGCTTTCAGATTGCGAGCGCATCGCCGGAGACGCTGGTGCGGGTGAGCGGTCGCAAGGTGACCATTCGGCCGATTGCGGGCACTCGAAAGCGAGGCGCAACGGAGGCGGAGGACGAGGCGCTGGCGCAGGAGCTGCTTGCGGATCCGAAGGAGCGGGCGGAGCACGTGATGCTGGTGGACTTGGCGCGCAACGATATTGGGCGCGTTGCAAAGCCGGGTTCGGTGCGCGTCGTGAAGGATATGGTGGTGGAGAAGTTTTCGCATGTGATGCACATCGTGAGCGAAGTGGAAGGGGAGCTTGCCGAGACAAACTCGCCGATCGATGCGCTCGGTGCGGCATTTCCTGCGGGAACGCTTTCGGGGGCGCCGAAGGTGCGGGCCATGCAGATCATTCGGCAATTGGAGGCGGGCTCGCGCGGCGTGTATGGCGGCGGATTGGGATATATCGCGCCGGATGGTACGGTGGACTTGGCGATTGCGATTCGCACGGTGGTTGCACGGCAAGGCGAATTCGAGGTGACGGCGGGTGCGGGCGTCGTGATTGGCAGCGAGCCGGAGCGAGAAGCGGAGGAAACTCGAAATAAGGCGCGGGCAGCGCTGGCGGCCATTCGAAGCGCGCACGATGCGGTGGAGCGAAGGGCGGCGCGCGAGGAAGCGAAACGCAAGAAGGCGGAAGAAGAGGAGCGGAAGAAGGCGGAGGCTGCGGGGAATGCGGGGAATGCGGAGGGTGTGAAAGCCGAGCCGACTGAATAG